In a single window of the Pirellulales bacterium genome:
- a CDS encoding DUF1207 domain-containing protein has translation MSPGRGRTAVVVCCAALAAVIAARAGTVRADMQLEELPRTMVGSEPVIQAVPAPSGSPVAVITDGQMPPPVGYPAGGIAMAEAIAYDAPWSWQILPVGLIWHSYLAGVKEPRMGSVFNYQPGLGWVWDATAGGRVGLLRYGTPNGFRPEGWQLDLEGAAFPQLLMQQNWDMHSTDFRVGVPLTYGIGPVQFKFEVYHLSSHLGDEFMLSHPTVQRINYSRNALVFGTSYYATDNIRLYGEVGWAFYADGGSEPWELQFGAEYSPIYAPSFRGSPFAAINGHLRQEVAFGGALTVQVGWQWLNGGTGTRVRAGFQYLNGKNEQYQFFNQYVQQFGFGIWYDY, from the coding sequence ATGTCACCCGGTCGCGGCCGAACTGCCGTTGTCGTGTGCTGCGCCGCGCTTGCGGCGGTCATAGCAGCGCGCGCTGGGACTGTTCGCGCCGACATGCAACTCGAAGAATTGCCCCGCACGATGGTCGGCTCAGAGCCGGTCATACAGGCGGTACCTGCACCGAGCGGCAGCCCCGTCGCGGTGATCACTGATGGTCAGATGCCGCCGCCGGTGGGCTATCCCGCTGGCGGCATTGCGATGGCCGAGGCGATCGCCTACGACGCCCCCTGGAGTTGGCAGATACTTCCCGTGGGCCTGATCTGGCACTCGTACCTGGCAGGCGTCAAAGAACCGCGCATGGGGAGCGTATTCAACTATCAGCCCGGGCTGGGCTGGGTATGGGATGCAACCGCCGGCGGCCGCGTTGGCCTGCTACGCTACGGGACGCCAAATGGGTTTCGACCAGAGGGCTGGCAGCTCGATCTCGAGGGAGCCGCGTTCCCACAGCTGTTGATGCAGCAGAATTGGGACATGCACTCGACCGACTTTCGTGTCGGCGTGCCGTTGACCTACGGCATCGGACCGGTGCAGTTCAAATTCGAGGTCTATCACCTCAGCTCGCACTTGGGGGACGAGTTCATGCTGTCGCACCCCACCGTGCAGCGCATCAACTACAGCCGTAACGCACTGGTGTTTGGCACCAGTTACTATGCGACCGACAATATTCGGCTCTATGGCGAAGTGGGTTGGGCCTTTTACGCTGATGGCGGGAGCGAGCCCTGGGAACTGCAATTTGGCGCCGAGTACAGCCCGATCTACGCTCCGAGCTTTCGCGGCTCGCCGTTCGCCGCCATCAATGGCCATCTGCGACAAGAGGTTGCCTTCGGCGGCGCGTTAACCGTGCAAGTCGGCTGGCAGTGGCTCAACGGCGGGACAGGCACGCGCGTCCGTGCCGGCTTCCAATACCTCAATGGCAAGAATGAACAGTACCAGTTCTTCAACCAATACGTTCAGCAATTCGGGTTCGGCATCTGGTACGACTATTAA
- a CDS encoding FAD-linked oxidase C-terminal domain-containing protein, translating to MIATRLPSLINDLRAVVGVDGVLAAHADLVVYECDGFVIEKNCPDVAVFPRTTAHVQAIVRLCNEYDVPFLPRGAGTSLAGGCLPVGGGVMIVLTRMKEILEINLRDKYAIVQPGVVNVWLTQALKGTGYHYAPDPSSQGACTIGGNVATNSGGPHTLKYGVTVNHVLGLETVLADGTLVEFGGPTEDSSGLDLTGLIVGSEGTLSVVTKAWVRLTRNPQGWRTMLGIFESVGDATNAISAIIAAGIIPAALELMDQGILVAVEEAFHFGFPLDAQAILLIEVDGLEAGLDQQRDRIIELCREHKARDVRLAASAAERLLLWKCRKQAFGAVGRLSPSYCTQDGVVPRTKLPHILERIIEIGHKYDIRIVNVFHAGDGNIHPILLFDERNAEQVRRVLDASGEILEECIACGGSVTGEHGIGVEKIAFMQKLFTADDLDVMGRVRDAFNPTGRLSPAKMLPTAGACGLERQHPGRRAAL from the coding sequence ATGATTGCGACCCGTCTTCCCTCGTTGATCAACGATCTGCGCGCCGTGGTCGGCGTTGACGGCGTGCTAGCGGCGCATGCGGACCTGGTGGTTTACGAGTGCGATGGGTTCGTGATCGAAAAGAATTGCCCGGACGTGGCGGTCTTTCCGCGCACGACGGCGCATGTGCAAGCCATCGTCCGGCTGTGCAACGAGTACGACGTTCCGTTCTTGCCGCGCGGGGCCGGCACCAGCTTGGCCGGTGGCTGCCTGCCCGTCGGCGGCGGCGTGATGATCGTGCTCACGCGGATGAAGGAAATCCTCGAGATCAATCTCCGCGACAAGTATGCCATCGTGCAGCCCGGCGTGGTCAACGTCTGGCTGACGCAAGCCTTGAAGGGGACGGGCTACCACTACGCGCCCGACCCATCGAGCCAGGGCGCCTGCACGATTGGCGGCAACGTCGCGACCAATTCGGGCGGACCGCACACGCTCAAGTATGGCGTCACCGTAAATCACGTGCTGGGTTTGGAGACCGTGCTGGCCGACGGCACCTTGGTCGAGTTCGGCGGGCCGACGGAAGACAGCTCGGGACTGGACCTGACGGGGCTGATTGTCGGCAGCGAAGGAACGTTGTCTGTCGTCACCAAGGCCTGGGTCCGCTTGACGCGCAATCCGCAGGGATGGCGCACCATGCTCGGCATTTTCGAATCGGTCGGCGACGCCACGAATGCGATCAGTGCGATCATCGCGGCGGGGATTATCCCGGCCGCTCTGGAGCTAATGGATCAAGGGATTTTGGTCGCGGTGGAAGAGGCCTTTCATTTTGGTTTTCCGCTCGATGCGCAGGCGATACTGCTGATCGAGGTCGACGGTCTGGAAGCGGGACTCGACCAACAGCGCGATCGCATCATCGAGCTGTGCCGCGAGCACAAGGCCCGGGACGTGCGACTGGCAGCATCGGCAGCCGAACGTTTGTTGCTGTGGAAGTGCCGCAAGCAAGCCTTTGGCGCCGTGGGCCGATTGAGCCCCAGCTATTGCACGCAGGATGGCGTGGTGCCGCGCACCAAGCTGCCCCATATTCTGGAACGCATCATCGAGATCGGTCACAAGTACGACATACGGATCGTGAACGTGTTCCACGCCGGCGATGGCAATATCCACCCGATACTGCTGTTCGACGAGCGCAATGCCGAGCAAGTGCGACGCGTGCTGGACGCCAGCGGCGAGATCCTGGAAGAGTGCATCGCCTGTGGCGGCAGCGTGACGGGGGAGCATGGTATCGGCGTCGAAAAGATCGCGTTCATGCAAAAACTGTTCACCGCGGACGACCTGGACGTGATGGGTCGGGTGCGCGACGCGTTTAATCCGACGGGCCGTCTGAGCCCCGCGAAAATGCTGCCCACGGCCGGCGCCTGCGGCCTCGAGCGGCAGCACCCCGGGCGGCGGGCGGCCCTATGA
- a CDS encoding FAD-binding oxidoreductase, protein MTVAAANLPLTETFAPASQQELAQLVTRAKDAGTPLYPLGGGTGLSFGLTARRPGWGIATSELTRIVDYPARDMTITVEAGITFAALASELAREGQRLPIDVPQSVEATLGGVVATAVSGPRRFGYGSMRDYVIGISAVDGRGVPFKAGGRVVKNVAGYDFCKLLTGSRGALGVITQVTLKLLPLAVDTAFVVCDVTDLRIAEGLLAALVNSETAPVAIELLTGPLWAADPVLGSVSRSIAGRLVVGLEGTEAEVTWMTEQLSREWRALGVQQPRVIRGAEAGTLWSRLVEFPVADDPPLVVKASVLPSRLTQFVESAIALDPECSIQAHAGKGTVKVRCAEFAAADTLRILVRGLRPAAVKAGGNACVYACPASTELTHQAVWGPMGSDAALMRAVKSKLDPQGLLNPGLAAFEC, encoded by the coding sequence GTGACTGTCGCTGCCGCCAATCTGCCGCTGACCGAGACGTTCGCCCCCGCGAGCCAGCAGGAACTGGCGCAATTGGTGACGCGCGCCAAGGACGCGGGAACTCCGCTTTATCCTCTGGGAGGTGGCACCGGGCTGTCGTTCGGACTTACAGCGCGCCGGCCAGGGTGGGGAATCGCGACGAGCGAGTTGACGCGCATCGTCGACTATCCTGCTCGCGATATGACGATCACGGTCGAAGCCGGCATCACGTTCGCCGCGCTAGCCAGCGAATTGGCCCGCGAGGGGCAACGACTGCCGATCGATGTGCCGCAGTCCGTCGAGGCGACTTTGGGAGGCGTGGTTGCCACGGCGGTCAGCGGACCTCGCCGTTTTGGCTATGGCAGCATGCGTGACTACGTCATCGGCATAAGCGCCGTCGACGGGCGCGGTGTGCCATTCAAGGCGGGCGGGCGCGTGGTGAAGAATGTCGCGGGATACGATTTCTGCAAACTACTGACCGGCTCGCGCGGCGCGCTGGGCGTGATCACGCAAGTCACATTGAAGCTCTTGCCGTTGGCCGTGGACACGGCGTTTGTCGTCTGCGACGTGACGGACCTGAGAATCGCCGAGGGGCTACTCGCGGCACTGGTGAATTCCGAGACGGCGCCGGTGGCGATCGAGCTACTCACGGGCCCGCTGTGGGCTGCCGACCCGGTGCTTGGTTCCGTTTCACGTTCCATCGCTGGCCGCCTCGTCGTGGGATTGGAAGGAACCGAAGCCGAGGTGACCTGGATGACGGAACAATTGTCGCGCGAGTGGCGCGCCTTGGGCGTCCAGCAACCGCGTGTGATACGCGGCGCGGAAGCCGGCACGCTCTGGTCGCGGCTGGTCGAGTTCCCGGTCGCTGACGATCCGCCGCTGGTGGTCAAAGCCAGCGTACTTCCCAGCCGCCTGACGCAATTCGTCGAGAGTGCCATCGCCCTCGATCCGGAATGCTCGATTCAGGCCCATGCCGGCAAGGGGACCGTCAAGGTGCGCTGCGCCGAGTTTGCGGCCGCCGATACACTGCGGATATTGGTGCGCGGACTGCGTCCTGCGGCCGTCAAGGCGGGCGGGAATGCCTGCGTCTATGCTTGCCCCGCCTCCACCGAGTTGACGCATCAAGCCGTTTGGGGTCCGATGGGCTCCGACGCGGCCTTGATGCGGGCTGTAAAATCGAAGCTAGACCCGCAAGGCCTGCTGAACCCTGGATTAGCTGCTTTCGAATGCTAA
- a CDS encoding (Fe-S)-binding protein produces the protein MLTEPTDELASTPDATPTPATHGHSLPLAGRVPSGNAPHLRPGENIDYGLFLDCVHCGLCTASCPTYLELGNENDSPRGRIYLMRAVTDGRLPLSTDVKRHLELCLDCRACETACPSGVQYGKLIEPFRVAMEEQSDGPSKSSDWFHRYILFGLFTRPNLMRRLLIPARIAQRLGLVRAAEALRLTHLLPPRLRRLVEMLPPAQRPGPALPSFLPAIGKRRARVALFTGCVADVMFRPTHWATARVLQQNGCDVLVPQDQKCCGAIHFHAGASVPARSLADENLAAFDYRNVDAIIVNVAGCGAMLKDYGHHWHDARQAERSEFAAKVKDVSEFLDSLGLIPPEGEIPLTATYHDACHLGHAQKIREAPRRLLSKIPGLTLVDLPETEVCCGAAGTYNLTEPEMSARLSRRKLDNILKTGSRVVLTGNAGCLLQIMREAHNQGERLLVAHPMDLLDLSYQGKQPQW, from the coding sequence ATGCTAACCGAACCAACCGACGAACTTGCCTCTACGCCCGATGCTACGCCCACACCGGCGACGCACGGCCATTCGTTGCCGCTCGCTGGCCGCGTTCCGTCTGGCAATGCGCCGCATCTTCGTCCTGGCGAGAATATCGACTACGGACTGTTTCTGGATTGCGTGCATTGCGGCCTGTGTACGGCCTCTTGCCCAACCTACTTGGAGTTAGGGAACGAAAATGACAGCCCGCGGGGGCGTATCTATTTGATGCGCGCTGTCACGGATGGACGGCTGCCGTTGTCGACCGACGTGAAACGGCATTTGGAGCTGTGCCTCGACTGCCGCGCGTGCGAAACGGCCTGTCCGTCCGGCGTGCAATACGGCAAGCTGATCGAGCCGTTTCGCGTGGCGATGGAAGAGCAGAGCGACGGGCCGAGCAAGAGTAGCGACTGGTTTCACAGGTACATTTTGTTTGGGCTGTTTACACGTCCGAACTTGATGCGCCGTTTGCTGATACCGGCCCGCATTGCACAGCGTCTGGGATTGGTCCGCGCGGCCGAGGCGTTGCGCCTCACGCATCTGCTGCCGCCGCGGCTGCGGCGTTTGGTCGAGATGCTTCCTCCGGCGCAGCGTCCGGGGCCGGCGTTGCCGAGCTTTTTGCCGGCCATCGGCAAGCGCCGCGCGCGGGTGGCCCTGTTTACCGGCTGCGTGGCCGACGTGATGTTCCGGCCTACGCATTGGGCGACGGCACGTGTGCTGCAACAGAACGGCTGCGACGTGCTGGTGCCGCAAGATCAGAAGTGTTGCGGCGCCATCCACTTTCACGCGGGCGCCAGTGTCCCGGCCCGGTCGTTGGCGGATGAAAACCTGGCCGCATTCGACTATCGCAACGTCGACGCGATCATCGTCAACGTGGCCGGTTGCGGGGCAATGCTGAAGGACTACGGCCACCACTGGCACGACGCGCGGCAGGCCGAGCGCAGTGAGTTCGCCGCCAAGGTGAAGGACGTGAGCGAGTTTCTAGATTCGTTGGGCCTGATTCCGCCAGAGGGAGAAATCCCGCTCACGGCCACCTACCACGATGCCTGCCACTTGGGCCATGCGCAGAAGATTCGCGAAGCGCCGCGGCGGTTGCTTAGCAAGATTCCCGGTCTGACATTGGTCGACTTGCCCGAGACCGAGGTCTGCTGCGGCGCGGCGGGCACATACAACCTGACCGAGCCCGAGATGTCGGCCCGGCTAAGTCGGCGCAAGCTGGACAACATTCTCAAGACCGGCAGCCGTGTGGTACTGACCGGCAATGCCGGCTGCTTGCTGCAGATCATGCGCGAGGCGCACAATCAGGGAGAGCGCTTGCTGGTCGCACACCCGATGGACCTGCTCGATCTGAGCTACCAAGGCAAACAGCCGCAATGGTAG
- a CDS encoding serine/threonine-protein kinase: protein MARSLQGSRTSRARAANPAHPEHSATAEHLDGWELMELASAGEFSQVYRARPVGSAPGCVAAHAVKRLKPLYEADPRAVGCLRREARVGRAVSSPHVVPVLSAHTEVAPYYTVMPWLDGGTLATRLAHRDAGAENITFALWVARQVAQALDAFDAAGWTHADVKPANIIVSTSGHATLIDLGFARRPADEDRTIDPTVMGTPRYMAPEMLLSALRCDIRSDIFSLGAVLYEMLSGRQPFEAPSAAALITMHRQLAPVDLRELAPAVPTEISQLVHAMLAKEPLRRPQTAREVIQHLTSLEIAQLAEEYGGPAR, encoded by the coding sequence ATGGCACGCAGCCTGCAAGGCTCCCGAACTTCTCGCGCGCGTGCGGCTAATCCGGCGCATCCAGAGCACAGCGCCACAGCCGAGCACTTGGACGGCTGGGAGCTGATGGAACTGGCGTCCGCAGGGGAATTCTCGCAAGTTTATCGGGCGCGGCCCGTCGGCAGCGCACCGGGCTGTGTTGCGGCGCACGCCGTGAAACGTCTTAAGCCCTTGTACGAGGCGGATCCACGCGCCGTCGGTTGCCTGCGACGCGAGGCACGTGTCGGCCGCGCGGTAAGCAGTCCGCATGTTGTGCCCGTTCTCAGTGCGCACACCGAAGTCGCACCCTATTACACCGTCATGCCCTGGCTCGATGGGGGAACGCTTGCTACCCGGCTCGCCCATCGTGACGCCGGCGCTGAGAACATTACGTTCGCGTTGTGGGTGGCACGCCAGGTGGCCCAAGCGCTCGACGCGTTCGACGCCGCGGGCTGGACGCACGCTGACGTCAAGCCGGCGAATATTATTGTTTCTACCAGTGGACATGCGACGCTGATCGACCTTGGCTTTGCCCGCCGTCCGGCCGACGAGGACCGGACCATCGATCCCACTGTGATGGGCACGCCTCGCTACATGGCACCTGAAATGCTGCTTTCCGCTCTGCGGTGCGACATCCGTAGCGACATCTTCAGCCTGGGCGCGGTTCTCTACGAAATGCTCAGCGGCCGGCAACCGTTCGAGGCGCCAAGCGCGGCGGCGCTCATCACCATGCATCGTCAACTCGCGCCGGTAGATCTGCGCGAGCTCGCGCCGGCTGTGCCTACCGAGATATCACAGCTGGTACATGCCATGCTTGCCAAAGAGCCTCTGCGCCGCCCGCAAACAGCGCGCGAGGTCATCCAGCATCTCACCTCGCTCGAAATCGCTCAACTGGCGGAAGAGTACGGCGGACCGGCGCGATAG
- a CDS encoding ABC transporter permease, with the protein MKKLLGLFFFLLVIYALLLLADPGARSVYNHFNLGKRIGLYGILSLGAGVLIITGGIDLSIGSVVGLCTTIVAMLLVDYHWHPLAAIGAVLALGALIGLVNGLLVTKLRVQAFVVTLCGLFIYRGAARWLAGGQNKGLGTDFETWKHWLAKGKDLLGLPMALVIFLVLAAIAAVGLHLSVYGRYLFAVGSNEQAARYSGIAVDRYRISAYVICSTLAALFSVLFLMEENSVQPSSTGSFFELYAIAGAVLGGCSLRGGEGNVLGIIIGTAILWILPNFTKMWGVPSELEYTVIGAALLVGALVDELLRRRGLARSDG; encoded by the coding sequence ATGAAGAAGCTGCTCGGGTTGTTTTTTTTTCTGTTGGTGATTTATGCGCTGCTGCTGCTGGCCGATCCGGGCGCTCGCAGCGTTTACAATCATTTCAACCTGGGCAAACGCATCGGCCTGTACGGCATCCTCAGCCTTGGGGCCGGCGTCTTGATCATCACCGGCGGTATCGATCTATCGATCGGCTCGGTCGTGGGGCTGTGTACGACGATCGTGGCTATGCTGCTGGTCGACTATCATTGGCACCCCCTGGCAGCGATTGGCGCCGTGCTTGCGCTCGGTGCGCTTATCGGACTGGTGAACGGGCTGCTTGTCACAAAGCTGCGTGTGCAGGCCTTTGTCGTGACGTTATGTGGCTTGTTCATCTACCGCGGCGCGGCGCGCTGGCTGGCCGGCGGCCAGAACAAGGGCCTCGGCACAGACTTCGAGACTTGGAAACACTGGCTAGCCAAAGGCAAAGACCTGCTCGGCCTGCCCATGGCGCTCGTGATCTTTTTGGTGCTAGCCGCGATTGCCGCGGTCGGGCTGCATCTGAGCGTCTACGGAAGATACCTGTTCGCCGTCGGCAGCAATGAGCAGGCGGCCCGTTACTCGGGCATTGCCGTGGATCGCTATCGGATCTCGGCCTACGTGATCTGTTCGACGTTGGCCGCCCTGTTCAGCGTCCTGTTTCTGATGGAAGAAAACTCGGTTCAACCGAGCAGCACCGGCAGTTTCTTCGAGCTATATGCCATCGCCGGCGCGGTCTTGGGCGGTTGCAGCCTGCGTGGCGGCGAAGGGAACGTGCTGGGCATCATCATTGGCACGGCCATTCTCTGGATCCTGCCGAACTTCACCAAAATGTGGGGCGTCCCGTCGGAGCTGGAATACACCGTGATCGGCGCCGCACTGCTCGTTGGTGCTTTGGTCGACGAACTCTTGCGCCGCCGCGGCCTGGCACGATCCGACGGGTAG
- a CDS encoding sugar ABC transporter ATP-binding protein — MSVGTSPLLIARHISKSFPGIKALDDVQLDLQAGEVLCVVGENGAGKSTLMKILGGVYTPDAGEISLDGRSVRLGTVQEAQRAGITLIHQELNLAQSLDVAGNIFLGREPTRGGPLRILDRRMYAEAESITQRLGLSASPRTTVNRLSIGQQQLVEIARSLCLQSRVLIMDEPTSSLSARDCERLFAVIRDLKSSGVAVLYISHRLPEVQEIADRVTVLRDGRNAGQLARHEINHAALVQLMIGRDLKQFFVRGSKAEGKPSNDVPQKALATAVSHVGSPPALEVTGLKITPRQQRGIDLRVERGEVVGLAGLVGAGRTELAQALFGIRRLTAGTMRVAGQPLVVRTPADAIAAGLFLVPEDRRIEGLLLAESVRRNISLASLDFISRCGIVRRRDERALAERMCRQLTIRTAGIDKTVGLLSGGNQQKVVLAKWLARQPKLLILDEPTRGVDVGAKSEIYALMDELTHSGVGILMISSDLEEILGLSDRVLVMHQGELAGQLARHELSQQAVMNLATGGDATV, encoded by the coding sequence ATGTCCGTCGGGACGTCTCCGCTGCTGATAGCGCGGCACATTAGTAAGTCGTTTCCCGGCATCAAGGCCCTCGACGACGTACAGCTAGACCTACAGGCCGGCGAGGTGCTGTGTGTGGTCGGCGAAAACGGGGCCGGCAAGTCGACCTTGATGAAGATCCTGGGCGGAGTCTACACACCCGACGCCGGCGAGATTTCTCTCGACGGTCGGTCGGTCCGCCTCGGCACGGTCCAAGAGGCGCAGCGAGCCGGCATTACGCTGATCCATCAAGAGCTGAACCTGGCGCAAAGCCTGGACGTGGCCGGAAATATTTTCCTGGGCCGCGAGCCGACGCGCGGCGGACCCCTAAGAATTCTCGATCGGCGCATGTATGCCGAGGCCGAGTCGATCACCCAACGATTGGGTCTCTCGGCCAGCCCACGTACGACAGTCAACCGGCTCTCGATCGGCCAGCAGCAGTTAGTCGAGATCGCCCGCTCGCTCTGTTTGCAATCGCGCGTTTTGATCATGGACGAGCCGACATCCAGCCTTTCCGCGCGCGACTGTGAGCGGCTGTTCGCCGTGATTCGCGATCTGAAAAGCTCCGGCGTAGCCGTGTTGTATATCTCGCACCGGCTGCCCGAGGTGCAGGAAATCGCTGACCGCGTCACTGTCTTGCGCGATGGCCGTAACGCCGGCCAGCTCGCTCGCCACGAAATCAATCACGCGGCGCTCGTGCAACTAATGATCGGCCGCGACTTGAAGCAATTCTTCGTACGTGGAAGTAAAGCCGAGGGCAAGCCGAGCAACGACGTGCCGCAGAAGGCACTCGCCACGGCCGTATCGCACGTGGGATCACCACCGGCGCTCGAAGTCACAGGCCTGAAGATCACGCCGCGACAGCAGCGCGGAATCGACTTGCGCGTCGAGCGCGGCGAGGTTGTCGGCCTGGCCGGTCTGGTTGGCGCCGGGCGCACGGAGCTTGCCCAGGCGCTGTTCGGCATTCGCCGCCTGACGGCCGGCACTATGCGCGTGGCAGGACAGCCGCTGGTGGTGCGTACCCCCGCCGATGCGATCGCCGCAGGACTGTTTCTTGTGCCCGAGGACCGCCGTATCGAAGGTTTGCTGCTGGCCGAATCGGTGCGCCGCAACATCAGCCTGGCTTCGCTCGATTTTATCAGCCGCTGCGGGATCGTCCGCCGTCGCGACGAACGGGCGCTGGCCGAGCGCATGTGCCGACAGCTAACGATTCGCACCGCCGGCATCGACAAAACCGTCGGTCTACTTAGCGGCGGCAATCAGCAAAAAGTAGTGCTCGCTAAGTGGCTGGCGCGGCAACCCAAGCTGCTGATCCTCGACGAACCCACCCGCGGCGTCGACGTCGGCGCCAAGAGCGAAATCTATGCCTTGATGGACGAGCTGACCCATAGTGGCGTGGGCATCCTGATGATTTCGAGCGACCTGGAAGAGATTCTCGGCCTGAGCGACCGCGTGCTGGTCATGCATCAGGGAGAGTTGGCCGGTCAACTTGCGCGACATGAGCTTTCCCAACAGGCTGTCATGAACCTGGCGACAGGCGGAGACGCGACCGTATGA
- a CDS encoding substrate-binding domain-containing protein, whose product MEDTLVKYRDTPEKLCLVGLWAYNPPAMLAAVQGAGLAGKVKMVGFDENEETLQGVKDGHIYGTIVQQPFEFGFNAVRIMAGLARGDRSVLPEGGILFIPHREITRDNVEVFWDELKRLKQG is encoded by the coding sequence GTGGAAGACACGCTCGTTAAATATCGCGACACGCCCGAGAAGCTCTGCCTGGTCGGCCTGTGGGCGTACAATCCGCCGGCCATGCTGGCGGCCGTGCAAGGGGCCGGACTGGCTGGCAAGGTAAAAATGGTGGGCTTCGACGAAAACGAGGAAACACTGCAAGGCGTGAAAGACGGGCACATCTACGGCACCATCGTGCAACAACCGTTCGAGTTCGGTTTCAACGCCGTGCGAATCATGGCCGGCCTCGCCCGCGGCGATCGATCGGTGCTGCCCGAAGGGGGCATCCTGTTCATTCCCCACCGCGAAATCACGCGCGACAATGTCGAGGTGTTTTGGGATGAACTAAAGCGCCTCAAGCAGGGGTAG
- a CDS encoding ThiF family adenylyltransferase encodes MNEPLEPDLTRYARQVRYAPFGEAGQRQLLTSRALVVGCGALGSVIANTLVRSGVGKVRIVDRDFLELNNLQRQVLFDEDDLQADLPKAIAAANKLRRINSTVEIEPIVADVDHTNIESLCAGIDCIVDGTDNFEIRFLLNDAAAKLGVPWVYGGCLGAEGQTMTILPGQTACLRCVIAEPPEAGVAPTCDTAGILAPIIGLIASIEAMEALKILSGHRDAIQKSLTVIDLWENQLRQVRLDAVRDAADCPTCHRADYPWLRGERGSHSAVLCGRNAVQLTPPTRQPLSLAALAQKLAGVGRVSHNAFLLRLAVDDYQLTVFPDGRAIVGGTDDIATARTVYARYIGT; translated from the coding sequence ATGAACGAACCGCTTGAGCCCGATCTGACGCGCTACGCTCGCCAGGTGCGCTACGCGCCGTTTGGCGAAGCGGGCCAGCGGCAGCTGCTCACTTCGCGTGCCTTGGTCGTCGGCTGCGGCGCGCTCGGCTCGGTGATCGCCAACACGCTGGTCCGTTCCGGCGTGGGCAAGGTGCGGATTGTCGACCGCGATTTCCTCGAGCTCAATAATTTGCAGCGCCAGGTCTTGTTCGACGAAGACGACCTGCAGGCCGACCTGCCCAAGGCCATCGCCGCCGCCAACAAGTTGCGCCGCATCAACTCCACTGTCGAAATCGAACCGATCGTCGCAGACGTCGATCACACGAATATCGAGTCGCTTTGTGCGGGCATCGATTGCATTGTCGACGGCACCGACAATTTCGAGATCCGCTTTCTGCTCAACGACGCCGCGGCAAAACTGGGCGTTCCCTGGGTTTATGGTGGCTGCCTGGGGGCGGAAGGGCAGACCATGACGATTCTGCCCGGCCAGACCGCCTGCCTGCGCTGCGTGATCGCCGAACCACCCGAGGCCGGCGTCGCCCCGACCTGCGATACCGCGGGCATCCTGGCACCGATCATTGGTTTGATTGCTTCGATCGAGGCCATGGAAGCGCTCAAGATCCTGTCCGGCCATCGCGATGCGATTCAAAAGTCGCTGACCGTTATCGACCTGTGGGAAAACCAACTACGCCAGGTGCGGCTCGACGCCGTTCGCGACGCGGCCGATTGTCCCACCTGCCACCGTGCCGACTACCCGTGGTTGCGGGGCGAGCGCGGCAGTCACTCGGCCGTGCTCTGTGGCCGCAACGCGGTACAGTTAACGCCACCGACGCGGCAACCGCTGTCGCTCGCGGCACTAGCCCAAAAGCTGGCCGGCGTGGGTCGCGTGAGTCACAATGCGTTTTTGCTGCGTTTGGCAGTGGATGATTACCAACTGACGGTCTTCCCCGACGGTCGGGCCATCGTCGGCGGCACCGACGACATCGCCACGGCCCGCACGGTTTACGCGCGTTACATCGGGACCTGA
- a CDS encoding creatininase family protein — protein sequence MSNSAPEIELGKLTRREFRERMASGQLQGCIIPLAAVEQHLEHMAMEHDWRSVHHVSRAVAERLRPRVLVAAGLMAGVSEHHMKHPGTLSLRPGTFLSVVNDMIESMARAGFPHILVLNGHGGNVAPCRGVFDQYQRMASAVNLHFMSYWDLLNENDAKELLVGGHRLPDDMPGHAQEFETAIGLAAFPENVRQTMWADQEDPKPSLATAACGQAFLDRVVPRVAAYLDDMLSGRRTNPTPPFHP from the coding sequence ATGAGCAATTCCGCCCCAGAAATCGAGCTTGGCAAACTAACCCGCCGCGAGTTTCGCGAACGCATGGCGTCCGGCCAGTTGCAAGGCTGCATCATTCCGCTAGCGGCCGTTGAGCAGCACCTCGAGCACATGGCGATGGAGCATGACTGGCGGAGTGTGCATCACGTCTCGCGCGCGGTGGCCGAGCGATTGCGGCCGCGCGTGCTTGTTGCCGCGGGTTTGATGGCCGGCGTCAGCGAGCATCACATGAAGCATCCTGGCACGCTCAGCCTGCGGCCGGGCACGTTTCTGTCGGTCGTCAACGACATGATCGAGAGCATGGCCCGCGCCGGCTTTCCGCACATACTGGTTCTCAATGGCCACGGCGGCAACGTGGCACCCTGCCGCGGCGTATTCGACCAGTATCAGCGGATGGCCTCGGCCGTGAACCTGCACTTTATGTCGTACTGGGACTTGCTGAACGAGAATGACGCAAAAGAGCTGCTCGTCGGCGGCCACCGCCTGCCCGACGACATGCCAGGACACGCCCAAGAGTTCGAAACTGCGATCGGCTTGGCGGCATTCCCCGAGAACGTCCGGCAAACGATGTGGGCCGATCAGGAAGACCCGAAACCATCGCTAGCCACGGCAGCCTGCGGCCAGGCATTTCTCGATCGCGTCGTGCCGCGCGTGGCAGCCTACCTGGACGACATGCTGTCCGGCCGTCGCACTAATCCCACCCCGCCGTTTCATCCATGA